Proteins encoded in a region of the Elizabethkingia bruuniana genome:
- a CDS encoding SDR family oxidoreductase — protein sequence MSILEKFSLNGKVIVVTGATGILGQSFVKALGEANAKVAILGRNEERGRERVQEVVNAGGEAEFFQTDVLNEEQLIETNNIIINGWGKIDGLVNAAGGNIPGATIPPNEDLFDTKISDTIKAIELNLYGSIIPTFIFGKEIAKNGKGSIVNISSLAASRPLTRVLGYTIAKHGIEGLTKWMATELPLRYGDSVRCNAIAPGVFLTEQNRTLLTNSDGTYTERAQKFINGTPYSRLGNPDELAGTLVYLLSDASQFVNGETIFVDGGFNSWCGV from the coding sequence ATGAGCATTTTAGAAAAGTTTTCACTTAACGGAAAAGTAATTGTCGTAACGGGAGCAACAGGCATCCTGGGACAATCATTTGTTAAAGCCTTGGGTGAAGCAAATGCTAAAGTAGCAATATTAGGAAGGAATGAAGAAAGAGGAAGAGAAAGAGTACAAGAGGTAGTTAATGCGGGAGGTGAGGCTGAATTTTTTCAGACTGATGTACTCAATGAAGAACAGTTAATAGAAACTAATAACATCATCATAAATGGATGGGGGAAGATAGATGGTTTGGTCAACGCTGCCGGTGGTAATATTCCGGGAGCGACCATTCCCCCAAATGAAGATTTGTTTGATACAAAAATTAGTGATACAATTAAAGCGATTGAACTCAACTTATATGGCAGCATTATTCCAACCTTCATTTTCGGGAAAGAAATTGCTAAAAATGGGAAAGGTTCTATTGTGAATATTTCTTCACTGGCAGCAAGCAGGCCTCTGACACGGGTATTAGGTTATACAATTGCTAAACATGGTATAGAAGGTCTTACTAAATGGATGGCAACAGAACTCCCTCTAAGATATGGAGACAGCGTAAGATGTAATGCTATTGCGCCCGGCGTGTTTTTAACAGAACAAAACCGTACATTACTTACAAATAGTGATGGAACTTATACAGAAAGAGCACAGAAATTTATTAACGGAACACCTTATTCAAGATTAGGGAATCCCGATGAACTGGCAGGTACGTTAGTCTATTTACTAAGCGATGCATCTCAGTTTGTAAATGGAGAGACCATTTTTGTAGATGGAGGTTTCAATTCATGGTGCGGGGTTTAA
- the uxuA gene encoding mannonate dehydratase, producing the protein MKRLEQTWRWYGPEDPVSLQDIKQAGATGIVTALHHIPHGEIWPSDEIAKRKEIIEEAGFRWSVVESVPVHEAIKTRSEHAAHYIENYRQTLKNLAENGIKTVCYNFMPVLDWTRTQLDLELKDGSKALYFNWIDLAVFDLFMLKRKNAEADYTDSVRKEAKERFENYTKEQLNQLQTNILMGIPGEKNIEVEELNKSIELYSTIGAEGLRQNLLYFLQSIADICEDYGISMTIHPDDPPYPILGLPRIAGNLEDFKYIIRGVDKKFNGICFCTGSLGAGKAEQLAQMFSELKDRVYFIHLRNVQKDAHGNFYEADHLDGDVNMYEVMKVIVAENQKRETAIPFRPDHGHQMLDDLQKTTNPGYSAIGRLRGLAELRGLELGILGK; encoded by the coding sequence ATGAAAAGATTAGAACAGACATGGCGTTGGTACGGACCAGAAGATCCGGTAAGCTTACAGGATATAAAACAGGCAGGAGCAACGGGAATTGTAACGGCACTACATCATATTCCACATGGAGAAATTTGGCCGTCGGATGAAATTGCTAAAAGGAAGGAAATTATTGAAGAAGCAGGATTCAGATGGTCAGTAGTTGAAAGCGTACCAGTACATGAAGCTATTAAAACAAGATCTGAACATGCGGCGCATTATATTGAAAACTACAGACAGACTTTAAAAAATCTGGCAGAAAACGGAATAAAAACTGTTTGTTACAATTTTATGCCGGTATTAGACTGGACGCGCACTCAGCTGGATTTAGAGTTAAAAGACGGATCAAAAGCTTTGTATTTTAACTGGATAGATTTAGCCGTTTTTGATCTGTTTATGCTGAAACGTAAGAATGCAGAAGCTGATTATACAGATTCTGTAAGAAAAGAAGCAAAAGAACGCTTTGAGAATTATACTAAAGAACAATTGAATCAGTTGCAAACCAATATTCTGATGGGAATTCCCGGAGAAAAGAATATTGAAGTTGAAGAACTGAACAAGAGTATTGAGCTTTACAGTACAATTGGAGCTGAAGGATTAAGACAGAATTTACTTTACTTTCTTCAATCAATTGCTGACATATGCGAGGACTATGGAATTTCGATGACGATTCATCCGGATGATCCGCCATATCCTATTTTGGGGCTTCCTCGCATAGCCGGTAATTTAGAAGACTTTAAATATATCATCAGGGGAGTCGATAAAAAGTTTAACGGAATTTGTTTTTGTACAGGTTCTTTAGGAGCAGGAAAAGCAGAACAGCTTGCACAAATGTTCAGTGAACTAAAAGATAGAGTATATTTTATACACCTGAGGAATGTGCAGAAAGATGCGCACGGAAATTTTTATGAAGCAGATCATTTAGATGGTGATGTAAACATGTATGAGGTAATGAAGGTTATTGTTGCAGAAAATCAAAAAAGAGAGACCGCAATTCCTTTCAGACCAGATCATGGACATCAGATGCTGGATGATTTACAAAAAACAACTAACCCCGGATATTCTGCGATTGGCAGATTAAGAGGATTAGCAGAGTTGAGAGGACTAGAATTAGGAATATTAGGTAAATAG